The Aeromonas veronii genome includes the window AAAGAATGAAACACCATGGCATGAATTACTTTTCTAGTCGGTCATACATGATATGTATTTTGAACGTCATGGTCTGTGCTGAGCCATGAAACATTCACAGTGAAAAAATGCAGGCTCTTGCTGTCAATACCGACAGTGAACTCGCCGACAAACACCCGGTGAACCTTAACACCGGATAACGCCACCAGTAAAATTACATTTCTGTCATGGATGACATGCCTCTCCAGATGGCTATTGCCGCGATCTGATGAATGCATGGCAAAGCACCGCTGATGTCCGCCATGAATCGGTCTACAGCCATTGTGACTGGGAAGGGCATTCAAACGTCATCCAGGGAATGGATAGCGCTCGCACCAAGAGGGAGTGGGGTTCTGGTTTGACACCGATATCGGAGGGTCCCGTGGTAGCGGGGCAGCAATGAGAAAGCCACCCGAGTTTGGTGGCTTTCTGATCTCAAGAAGATGAAATGATCTTATTCACTCTTGCGAAGCGTTCCGTGGGGCAACATGCGGGCCACCAGGTTGCTGCGCTGGCGCCAGGAGGTGAGGACGATGGCGCACAGGTGCAGGGCTATCATGGCCTGCAGTGCCCAGGTGCACCACTCGTGCCAGTCGTCGGCGCCGAGCTCGAAGCCCATCTCGGTATTCTGGAACCAGCCGGTGCCTGCGGTGGCGAGGATGATGAGCCAGAGTGCCCAGACCGCCAGCTTGCCGCTGCCGTGGTGGCCGGGGGCGGCGGGCGCGCGGGTTTGCAGGGCCCGGGCCTGCTGGTCGAATTCACCCCGCCTCGGGATGAGGGCGCTCAGGCGGGCGTGACCCCTGGCGAAGGAGAGTCCCCAGCCGAGACGGACGCTGATCAGAATGATCGCCAGGTAACCGAGCCGCTCGTGCCAGGTTTCCCCCGCCTCGTTGAACCAGAGGTTGGCGACGCAGGCGGCCGCCACACCCCAGTGGGTGAGGCGGACCAGCTTATCCCAGCGAAAGGGTTCAGCCTTTCTGCTTGGCATAGGTGTGATACTCCTTCTTCAGGTCATTGACCTTGGCGAGGTGAGCGCGGGCCTTCTCCTGATCGCCGGCCTGCAGGGCCGCCAGGCTGGCGTCCAGCTCACCTTGCACCTCGTTCATGCCTTCCAGGAACTTGGCCTTCTTGGCTTCCGGCATCTTCCTCTCTTTGGCGATGTCGAGCTGGGCCTTCATCTCCTTGATGTGCTTCTCCATGGTGGCGGCATCATCGGCCTTGAGGGCCTGTTTGTAGTTGAAGCCGATCTTCTTCATGGGTTGCTCCAGCTCACCGGCCAGGGCGGGCAGAGTCAGCAGGCCGAACATCAGGGGCAACAGCAAGGGGCGCACGGTTTGCAACATGGGATTTCCTTATGAAACGACGACATTGTGGGTTCTTATGGCACTCATTTGAGTGCGTTATCATACAGCATGATGCCACGTTCAAGGGGCACTTGTATGAATAAAGTGCGACCAATTGTGACAAAATGTGCCCATTGTGCTGACGAGATGTAGCCAATCAGTGAGGATGTGCTGCGGGAGGAGGGTCGGGATCCCCGGGGAATGAACAGCAAAAAGGGCCCGCAGGCCCTGATGATAAATTGGCTGTGACGAGCCCGACTTAGCGGGCCTGTTCCCGCTCGATGGCGCGCCAGCCGATGTCATTGCGATAGAAGACCCCGTCCCACTGGATGCGGCCAGCCAGCTGGTAGGCGCGCTTCTGTGCCTCGGCGACGGTGTGACCCAGGGCGGTGGCGCACAGTACCCGGCCACCGGCGGTGACCACGGTATCTCCCACCAGGCGGGAGCCTGCGTGGAACACCTTCTCGCCGCTTGCCTCTTCCACCGGCAGACCGCTGATGGCCTTGCCCTGCTGGTAGTCACCGGGGTAGCCGCCGGCCGCCAGCACGATGCCGATGGCGACACGGGGATCGTAGATGGCCTCTTTCTGATCCAGTTTGCCGGCGCAGGCCGCCAGGCACAGCTCCACCAGATCGGAGCGCATGCGCAGCATGATGGGCTGGGTCTCGGGGTCGCCGAAGCGGCAGTTGAACTCGATGACCTTGGGGTTGCCCTGCTCGTCGATCATCAGACCGGCGTAGAGGAAGCCGATGTAGACGTTGCCCTCGGCGGCCATGCCACGCACGGTGGGCATGATCACCTGCTCCATCACCTTCTGGTGTACCGCATCGGTCACCACGGGGGCGGGGGAGTAGGCGCCCATGCCGCCGGTGTTGAGACCGGTATCGCCATCGCCGACCCGCTTGTGGTCCTGGCTGGTGGCCATGGGCAGCACGTGCTCGCCATCCACCATGACGATGAAGCTCGCCTCTTCGCCGCTGAGGAACTCTTCGATCACTACCCGGGCACCGGCGTCACCGAAGGCGTTGCCGGAGAGCATGTCCCGCACCGCTTCCTCGGCCTCTACCAGGGTCATGGCGACGATGACCCCCTTGCCGGCGGCCAGGCCATCGGCCTTGATGACGATGGGGGCGCCTTTCTCGCGCAGGTAGGCGAGCGCCGGTTCCACCTCGGTGAAGTTCTGGTACTCGGCGGTGGGGATGGCGTGGCGGGCCAGGAAGTCTTTGGCGAAGGCCTTGGAGCCCTCCAGCTGGGCGGCGGCGGCGGTCGGGCCGAAGATGGCCAGCCCCTCGGCGCGGAACGCATCCACCACCCCTTTCACCAGCGGCGCTTCGGGACCGACGATGGTGAGGCCGATG containing:
- a CDS encoding cytochrome b/b6 domain-containing protein — translated: MPSRKAEPFRWDKLVRLTHWGVAAACVANLWFNEAGETWHERLGYLAIILISVRLGWGLSFARGHARLSALIPRRGEFDQQARALQTRAPAAPGHHGSGKLAVWALWLIILATAGTGWFQNTEMGFELGADDWHEWCTWALQAMIALHLCAIVLTSWRQRSNLVARMLPHGTLRKSE
- a CDS encoding cytochrome b562, with product MLQTVRPLLLPLMFGLLTLPALAGELEQPMKKIGFNYKQALKADDAATMEKHIKEMKAQLDIAKERKMPEAKKAKFLEGMNEVQGELDASLAALQAGDQEKARAHLAKVNDLKKEYHTYAKQKG
- the purD gene encoding phosphoribosylamine--glycine ligase, producing MKVLIIGNGGREHALAWKAKQSPLVTRVFVAPGNAGTAHEGSIENVAIAATDVPALLAFAKEQHIGLTIVGPEAPLVKGVVDAFRAEGLAIFGPTAAAAQLEGSKAFAKDFLARHAIPTAEYQNFTEVEPALAYLREKGAPIVIKADGLAAGKGVIVAMTLVEAEEAVRDMLSGNAFGDAGARVVIEEFLSGEEASFIVMVDGEHVLPMATSQDHKRVGDGDTGLNTGGMGAYSPAPVVTDAVHQKVMEQVIMPTVRGMAAEGNVYIGFLYAGLMIDEQGNPKVIEFNCRFGDPETQPIMLRMRSDLVELCLAACAGKLDQKEAIYDPRVAIGIVLAAGGYPGDYQQGKAISGLPVEEASGEKVFHAGSRLVGDTVVTAGGRVLCATALGHTVAEAQKRAYQLAGRIQWDGVFYRNDIGWRAIEREQAR